A genomic stretch from Aminobacter aminovorans includes:
- the corA gene encoding magnesium/cobalt transporter CorA, giving the protein MIKAFVVENDRLRLAGSITAEKDSIVWADLFNPTKQEEADVEQWLGVGVPTREEMEEIEISSRLYVEDGAYFMTATLPSQSDSDDPVMSPVTFVLRRNLLVTIRYHEPKAFLAFPLRAEKAAIGCTSGETILVGLLEALVDRLADVLERVSRDIELLSKDIFNPTGTKASSRDRGFQQILKDLGRKESLTSNIRDSLTSLQRLSGFLANALAQGKNGKDAKARVKTLSRDVLSLTDHASFLSQKITFLLDATLGMINIEQNGIIKIVSVAAVVFLPPTLVASIYGMNFDLMPELKWMFGYPMAIGLMVVSAILPFWWFRRRGWL; this is encoded by the coding sequence ATGATCAAGGCATTCGTCGTGGAAAACGATCGTCTGCGCCTTGCAGGCTCCATCACGGCCGAAAAGGACAGCATTGTCTGGGCCGACCTGTTCAATCCGACCAAGCAGGAAGAAGCCGACGTCGAGCAGTGGCTCGGCGTTGGCGTTCCGACGCGCGAGGAAATGGAGGAGATCGAGATCTCGTCCCGCCTCTATGTCGAGGACGGCGCCTACTTCATGACCGCCACGCTGCCGTCGCAATCTGACAGTGACGACCCTGTGATGTCGCCGGTGACGTTCGTGTTGCGACGCAACTTGCTGGTCACTATCCGCTATCACGAACCGAAGGCGTTCCTCGCGTTCCCGCTGCGCGCCGAAAAGGCGGCGATCGGCTGCACCTCGGGCGAAACGATCCTTGTCGGGCTGCTGGAGGCGCTTGTCGACCGCCTTGCAGACGTGCTGGAGCGCGTGTCCCGCGATATCGAACTGTTGTCGAAAGACATCTTCAACCCGACCGGAACCAAGGCCTCCAGCCGCGACCGGGGCTTTCAGCAGATCCTCAAGGATCTCGGCCGCAAGGAGTCGCTGACGTCGAACATCCGCGACAGCCTGACCTCGCTGCAGCGCCTGTCGGGCTTCCTCGCCAATGCACTGGCCCAGGGCAAGAACGGCAAGGATGCCAAGGCACGGGTGAAGACGCTGTCGCGCGACGTGCTGTCGCTCACCGACCACGCCTCGTTCCTGTCGCAGAAGATCACGTTCCTGCTCGACGCCACGCTCGGCATGATCAACATCGAGCAGAACGGCATCATCAAGATCGTCTCGGTGGCGGCAGTGGTGTTCCTGCCGCCGACGCTGGTCGCCTCGATCTACGGCATGAATTTCGACCTGATGCCGGAGCTGAAATGGATGTTCGGCTATCCCATGGCGATCGGGCTGATGGTGGTATCGGCCATCCTGCCGTTCTGGTGGTTCCGCCGCCGCGGCTGGCTCTGA
- a CDS encoding APH(3')-II family aminoglycoside O-phosphotransferase, whose translation MKQHAHSEMDIPASLREALAGYSWDRQTIGHSDAGVFKLTANGKPVLFLKTELSGKFAELPDEVARLRWLGNQGIPCPEVFVFETHAGHHWLLMTAVAGRDLVSQEMAPDKAIAIMADALRRLHALDVATCPFDHRLGQRIAVAKARAEAGEVDEYDFDDERLGQTAQQVFGELLARRPASETLVVTHGDASMPNFVADGGRFTGFVDCSRLGVADLHQDLALACWSIHFNLGEEWIEPFLALYGLPEADAAKLSYYQLLDEFF comes from the coding sequence ATGAAACAGCACGCACATTCCGAGATGGATATTCCCGCGTCGCTGCGTGAAGCCCTGGCGGGCTACAGCTGGGACCGGCAGACAATCGGTCATTCGGATGCCGGGGTGTTCAAGCTGACGGCCAACGGCAAGCCTGTGCTGTTCCTCAAGACCGAGCTGTCAGGCAAATTCGCCGAGTTGCCTGACGAGGTGGCCCGACTGCGCTGGCTGGGCAACCAGGGCATTCCCTGCCCTGAGGTCTTCGTCTTCGAAACGCATGCCGGTCACCACTGGCTGTTGATGACTGCAGTTGCCGGACGGGATCTCGTTTCGCAAGAAATGGCGCCCGACAAGGCCATCGCCATCATGGCCGACGCGCTGCGACGGTTGCATGCACTCGACGTCGCCACCTGCCCGTTCGATCACCGCCTCGGGCAACGCATCGCCGTCGCCAAGGCCCGCGCCGAGGCCGGCGAGGTCGATGAATACGATTTCGACGATGAACGGCTCGGCCAGACCGCACAGCAGGTGTTCGGCGAGCTTCTGGCGCGACGGCCGGCATCCGAGACCCTCGTCGTGACACATGGCGACGCCTCGATGCCGAATTTCGTGGCCGATGGCGGCCGCTTCACCGGCTTTGTCGATTGCAGCCGGCTTGGTGTTGCCGACCTGCACCAGGACCTCGCGCTTGCCTGCTGGAGCATCCACTTCAATCTCGGCGAAGAGTGGATCGAACCTTTCCTCGCGCTCTACGGCCTGCCCGAGGCGGACGCGGCCAAGCTGTCCTACTACCAGTTGCTCGACGAGTTCTTCTGA
- the ychF gene encoding redox-regulated ATPase YchF: protein MGFKCGIVGLPNVGKSTLFNALTRTAAAQAANYPFCTIEPNTGEVAVPDPRLKQLANIAKSKEIIPTRISFVDIAGLVRGASKGEGLGNQFLANIREVDAIVHVLRCFEDDDITHVEGRIDPVADAETVETELMLADLESLERRIVQFRKRAASKDKEATTILPMMEQALALLQDGKPARLLLKGIAAEDLEILQGLNLLTSHPVLYVCNVAESDAATGNEHTRAVQKMAEAQGAGVVVISAAIEAEVAQLPDEEAQEFLADLGLDEPGLDKLIRAGYELLHLITYFTVGPKETRAWTVHKGAKAPQAAGVIHTDFERGFIRAQTIAFNDFVTLGGEVPAKEAGKARDEGKEYVVQDGDVMLFKFNT from the coding sequence ATGGGTTTCAAATGCGGCATCGTCGGCCTGCCCAACGTTGGCAAATCGACGCTTTTCAACGCGCTTACGCGCACAGCCGCCGCACAGGCGGCGAACTATCCGTTCTGCACCATCGAGCCGAACACCGGCGAGGTCGCGGTTCCCGATCCGCGCCTCAAGCAACTGGCCAACATCGCCAAGTCGAAAGAGATCATTCCGACCCGCATCTCCTTCGTCGACATTGCCGGCCTGGTGCGCGGCGCCTCGAAGGGTGAAGGCTTGGGCAACCAGTTCCTCGCCAACATCCGTGAAGTCGACGCCATCGTGCACGTCCTGCGCTGCTTCGAAGACGACGACATCACCCATGTCGAAGGGCGCATCGATCCCGTCGCCGACGCCGAGACTGTCGAGACCGAGTTGATGCTCGCCGATCTCGAAAGCCTCGAGCGCCGCATCGTGCAGTTCCGCAAGCGCGCGGCCAGCAAGGACAAGGAAGCGACGACGATCCTGCCGATGATGGAGCAGGCCTTGGCGCTGCTGCAGGACGGCAAGCCGGCACGCCTGCTGCTCAAGGGCATTGCTGCCGAGGATCTCGAGATCCTGCAGGGCCTCAACCTTCTGACCTCGCATCCGGTGCTCTATGTCTGCAACGTCGCCGAAAGCGACGCTGCCACCGGCAATGAGCACACTCGGGCCGTCCAGAAGATGGCCGAGGCACAGGGCGCCGGCGTTGTTGTCATCTCCGCTGCGATCGAAGCCGAAGTGGCACAGCTGCCCGACGAAGAGGCGCAGGAATTCCTCGCCGATCTCGGCCTCGACGAGCCGGGCCTCGATAAGCTCATCCGCGCCGGCTATGAGCTCCTGCACCTGATCACCTACTTCACCGTGGGCCCGAAGGAGACGCGGGCCTGGACCGTGCACAAGGGCGCCAAGGCACCCCAGGCTGCCGGTGTCATCCACACCGACTTCGAACGCGGCTTCATCCGCGCCCAGACCATCGCCTTCAACGACTTCGTCACCCTTGGCGGCGAAGTCCCGGCCAAGGAAGCCGGCAAGGCACGCGACGAAGGCAAGGAATATGTCGTCCAGGACGGCGACGTGATGCTGTTCAAGTTCAACACCTGA
- a CDS encoding dihydrofolate reductase family protein — protein MATTGIDDVIYMFAMSLDGFIAREDGTFDWLDNFPPDDDYDFSGFMASLSGIVMGRATYDVVRREPEWAYAKYPCLVATSRPLDNLPENAEAMACTPAEMLANLRARSAKGRIWLLGGGDLTRQFMDAGLLDTIEIGTIPIILGSGLQAFGGKQADRWLDLAFAKPLANGAVHAQYRVRR, from the coding sequence ATGGCGACAACAGGCATTGACGACGTCATCTACATGTTCGCGATGTCGCTTGACGGCTTCATTGCCCGCGAGGACGGCACGTTCGACTGGCTCGACAACTTTCCACCTGATGACGATTACGACTTTTCCGGCTTCATGGCGTCACTGAGCGGCATCGTCATGGGCCGCGCCACTTATGATGTCGTCCGCCGTGAACCCGAATGGGCCTACGCCAAATACCCTTGCCTCGTTGCCACCTCGCGCCCGCTCGACAATCTGCCCGAGAACGCAGAGGCCATGGCCTGCACGCCAGCGGAAATGCTTGCCAATCTTCGCGCGCGGAGCGCCAAAGGCCGCATCTGGCTGCTTGGCGGCGGCGACCTGACCCGCCAGTTCATGGATGCCGGCCTGCTCGACACGATCGAGATCGGCACCATCCCCATAATCCTCGGCTCGGGCCTGCAGGCTTTCGGCGGCAAACAGGCCGATCGCTGGCTCGATCTCGCCTTTGCCAAGCCCTTGGCCAACGGTGCAGTGCATGCGCAGTACCGCGTGCGACGCTGA
- the pth gene encoding aminoacyl-tRNA hydrolase has translation MLLFAGLGNPGTQYQNNRHNVGFMAADAIARRHSFSPWTKKFKGLIAEGNIGGEKVILLKPQTFMNLSGQSVGEAMRFYKLVPADLTVFYDELDLVAGKVRVKVGGGAGGHNGIRSIDQHIARDYRRVRIGIGHPGVKEMVHGHVLGDFAKADKEWLDVLLDLMSDSADLLTKGDDNGFMNKVTVGLRDKLQPTGANDAPPPKAPKPQAPKAQSHIRQARPNQPVVKLPETGPMAAMLKKLLGKD, from the coding sequence ATGCTGCTCTTTGCAGGTCTCGGCAATCCGGGTACGCAATATCAGAACAACCGGCACAATGTCGGCTTCATGGCGGCGGACGCAATTGCCCGCCGCCATTCGTTTTCGCCCTGGACGAAGAAGTTCAAGGGTTTGATCGCTGAAGGCAACATCGGCGGCGAGAAGGTCATCCTTCTCAAGCCGCAGACCTTCATGAACCTGTCCGGCCAGTCGGTCGGCGAGGCCATGCGCTTCTACAAGCTCGTCCCGGCCGATCTCACTGTCTTTTATGACGAGCTCGACCTCGTCGCCGGCAAGGTACGGGTCAAGGTCGGCGGCGGCGCCGGCGGCCACAACGGCATCCGCTCCATCGACCAGCACATCGCCAGAGACTATCGCCGTGTCCGCATCGGCATCGGCCATCCCGGCGTCAAGGAAATGGTCCACGGTCACGTGCTGGGTGATTTCGCCAAGGCTGACAAGGAGTGGCTCGACGTTCTACTCGACCTGATGTCCGACAGCGCCGATTTGCTGACCAAGGGCGACGACAACGGTTTCATGAACAAGGTCACCGTCGGCCTGCGCGACAAGCTCCAGCCGACCGGCGCGAACGACGCCCCGCCGCCTAAGGCCCCCAAGCCGCAGGCGCCGAAGGCCCAGAGCCACATCCGCCAGGCCCGCCCGAACCAGCCTGTGGTCAAGCTTCCCGAGACCGGCCCGATGGCCGCGATGCTGAAGAAGCTGCTCGGCAAGGACTGA
- a CDS encoding 50S ribosomal protein L25/general stress protein Ctc gives MSETYELKAEARELVGKGSAREVRRNGKVPAVIYGDKQPPLAIALSYKDIFYKIHGGGFLTTVATIDVGGKKIQVLPKDYQLDPVRDFPMHVDFLRVGANTEVNVQVPVHFINEEKSPGIKRGGTLNIVRHEVEFHCPANAIPEFITVDLDGTDIGDSIHISAVKLPKGVKPVISDRDFTIATIAGTSASKSEEGATEAAPEA, from the coding sequence ATGAGCGAAACATACGAGCTCAAGGCCGAAGCACGCGAACTGGTCGGTAAGGGGTCCGCCCGTGAAGTTCGTCGCAACGGTAAAGTGCCTGCAGTCATTTACGGCGACAAGCAGCCTCCCCTGGCGATCGCCCTGTCCTACAAGGACATCTTCTACAAGATCCATGGCGGCGGCTTCCTGACCACGGTCGCCACGATCGACGTCGGCGGCAAGAAGATCCAGGTTCTGCCCAAGGACTACCAGCTCGACCCGGTCCGCGACTTCCCGATGCACGTCGACTTCCTGCGCGTTGGCGCAAACACCGAAGTCAACGTCCAGGTTCCGGTTCACTTCATCAATGAAGAGAAGTCGCCCGGCATCAAGCGCGGCGGCACGCTGAACATCGTCCGTCACGAAGTCGAGTTCCACTGCCCGGCCAACGCGATCCCCGAGTTCATCACCGTCGACCTCGACGGCACCGACATCGGCGATTCGATCCACATCTCGGCCGTCAAGCTGCCGAAGGGCGTGAAGCCCGTCATCTCTGACCGCGATTTCACCATCGCAACGATCGCCGGCACCTCGGCATCGAAGTCGGAAGAAGGCGCAACCGAGGCTGCCCCAGAGGCATAA
- a CDS encoding sulfite exporter TauE/SafE family protein, translating into MYEILPLQLSTATIVVLVVAAFVAGCARGFSGFGGALIFVPVASALIGAKLAVPLLLIVDLVLTPGLIPKAWRSADRANVGVMALGATIGVPSGTYLLTHVDGVMIRWAIVAIVAGLLALLMSGWRYHGRPHASLTAAVGVTSGLFSGAAQVGGPPVVAYWLGGAIPPLTVRANIVLYFAISSVLSITSYLVAGLLTWETVGLSLTIGPTFAIGLYIGSRLFSRANEATFRRICYGLIATAAIIGLPALDGVLR; encoded by the coding sequence ATGTACGAAATTCTCCCCCTCCAGCTTTCGACCGCCACCATCGTGGTGCTGGTCGTTGCCGCTTTCGTCGCCGGCTGCGCGCGCGGTTTCTCGGGTTTTGGCGGGGCGCTGATCTTCGTGCCGGTGGCAAGCGCGCTGATCGGCGCCAAGCTTGCCGTGCCGCTGCTGCTGATCGTCGACCTGGTGCTGACACCGGGGCTGATCCCCAAGGCCTGGCGCAGTGCCGACCGCGCCAATGTCGGCGTGATGGCGCTGGGGGCGACGATCGGCGTGCCCAGCGGCACCTACCTGCTGACTCATGTCGACGGCGTCATGATCCGCTGGGCGATCGTCGCGATCGTTGCCGGACTGCTGGCGCTTCTGATGTCTGGCTGGCGTTATCACGGTCGCCCGCACGCCTCGCTGACGGCGGCCGTTGGCGTGACCTCCGGGTTGTTTTCGGGCGCCGCCCAGGTCGGCGGTCCGCCTGTCGTCGCCTATTGGCTCGGCGGGGCGATCCCTCCACTGACGGTGCGGGCCAACATCGTGCTCTATTTCGCCATTTCGAGCGTGCTGTCGATCACCAGCTACCTGGTGGCCGGCCTGCTGACCTGGGAGACCGTAGGGCTGTCGCTGACGATCGGGCCGACCTTCGCGATCGGCCTCTATATCGGCTCGCGCCTGTTCAGCCGCGCCAACGAGGCGACCTTCCGGCGCATCTGCTACGGTCTGATCGCGACGGCGGCGATCATCGGCCTGCCGGCACTTGACGGCGTGCTCCGATGA
- a CDS encoding chromate resistance protein ChrB domain-containing protein, whose translation MITSQNLLPLVGTDRCPLIIDARRAEAFAASPIRIAGSLWRHHMKTDEWLPQLPTGRELVVYCSHGHNVSEIAAARLTAAGASVSMLEGGIDAWIATGGPLVARYAPGLDPGLPASSVWVTRSRPKVDRIACPWLIRRFIDPLATFHFVSAEWAKDVSDEIGAIPYDIKDVHYSHRGEECTFDTLMSEFGLTDPALLHLARIVRGADTARLDLEQQAAGLLAMSLGLSAIEEDDLAQLEKGMTIYDALYGWCRYATSETHNWPAKAI comes from the coding sequence ATGATTACATCCCAAAATCTACTGCCACTGGTCGGTACCGATCGTTGCCCGCTGATCATCGACGCGCGCAGGGCCGAAGCCTTTGCGGCGTCGCCGATACGTATCGCCGGCAGCCTCTGGCGCCATCACATGAAGACAGACGAATGGCTGCCACAATTGCCGACGGGACGCGAACTGGTCGTCTATTGCTCCCATGGCCACAATGTCAGCGAGATCGCCGCAGCTCGTCTGACCGCTGCCGGCGCCTCAGTTTCGATGCTCGAAGGCGGCATCGACGCGTGGATTGCGACCGGTGGGCCGCTCGTTGCCCGCTATGCGCCCGGACTTGATCCCGGATTGCCGGCATCAAGCGTTTGGGTGACGCGGTCGCGGCCCAAAGTCGACCGCATCGCCTGTCCCTGGTTGATCAGGCGTTTCATCGACCCGCTGGCGACCTTCCATTTCGTCTCGGCCGAATGGGCCAAGGACGTCTCCGACGAGATCGGCGCCATCCCATACGACATCAAGGACGTGCATTATTCGCATCGTGGCGAGGAGTGCACCTTCGACACGCTGATGTCGGAATTTGGGCTGACCGATCCGGCGCTTCTGCATCTTGCCCGCATCGTACGCGGCGCTGACACAGCTCGGCTCGACCTGGAGCAGCAAGCGGCGGGATTGCTTGCCATGTCGCTCGGCCTGTCGGCGATCGAGGAAGACGACCTCGCGCAACTGGAAAAGGGCATGACGATCTACGACGCGTTGTATGGCTGGTGCCGTTACGCTACGTCGGAGACCCACAACTGGCCGGCAAAGGCGATCTGA
- the chrA gene encoding chromate efflux transporter, producing the protein MDTTPFGASPPSFGEATRTFARIGLLSFGGPAGQIALMHKILVDEKRWLDEPRFLHALNYCMLLPGPEAMQLATYAGWLMHGIRGGLMAGLLFVLPGALVIIALSAIYMTVGHVTLVQGLLFGLKAAVLAVVLEALIKVSKRALKNVSMVILAIAAFVAIAFLKLPFPLIIAAAAIIGAMVHLAGTTESRASANAEPEIAYAMPEWTQPTARRFFSTLAVWLAIWFGPLIVLWQLLGPAHVFTAEATFFSKMAAVTFGGAYAVLAYVAQQAVEVHGWLKPDEMLTGLGLAETTPGPLILVLAFVGFLGGARLSALAPLAGGIAGAVVTLWFTFVPCFLWIFVGAPYVETVRNVRWLASALSAVTAAVVGIIANLAVWFALHVLFGNVGEVNWGPFALPVLDFGSFDWLAATIAVAAGVALIRFHANMMAVLAASALAGMAWQLS; encoded by the coding sequence ATGGACACGACGCCTTTCGGGGCCAGCCCTCCTTCGTTCGGAGAGGCGACGCGGACCTTCGCCAGGATCGGCCTGCTGTCGTTCGGCGGACCAGCAGGCCAGATCGCGCTGATGCACAAGATCCTGGTCGATGAGAAGCGCTGGCTCGACGAGCCGCGTTTCCTGCATGCGCTCAACTACTGCATGTTGTTGCCCGGGCCGGAGGCGATGCAGCTTGCGACTTACGCCGGCTGGCTGATGCACGGCATCAGGGGCGGGCTGATGGCCGGGCTGCTGTTCGTTCTCCCCGGTGCTTTGGTCATCATCGCATTGTCGGCGATCTACATGACCGTCGGGCATGTCACACTGGTGCAGGGGCTGCTGTTCGGACTCAAGGCGGCGGTCCTTGCCGTCGTGCTCGAGGCGCTGATCAAGGTGTCCAAGCGGGCGCTGAAGAACGTTAGTATGGTCATTCTTGCCATCGCCGCCTTCGTCGCCATCGCCTTTCTCAAGCTGCCGTTCCCGCTGATCATCGCGGCTGCGGCGATCATTGGCGCGATGGTTCATCTGGCCGGGACCACGGAAAGCAGGGCCTCCGCCAATGCGGAGCCCGAGATCGCCTATGCCATGCCCGAGTGGACGCAGCCAACCGCCCGGCGTTTCTTCTCCACGCTCGCTGTCTGGCTGGCGATCTGGTTCGGGCCGCTGATTGTCTTGTGGCAACTTCTCGGTCCGGCGCATGTCTTCACGGCGGAAGCGACGTTCTTCTCCAAGATGGCGGCGGTAACCTTCGGCGGTGCCTATGCGGTGCTCGCCTATGTCGCGCAGCAGGCGGTCGAGGTGCATGGTTGGCTGAAGCCGGACGAGATGCTGACCGGCCTCGGCCTTGCCGAGACGACACCTGGGCCGCTGATCCTGGTGCTGGCCTTCGTTGGTTTCCTCGGCGGTGCCCGCCTTTCGGCGCTGGCTCCACTGGCCGGCGGCATCGCCGGGGCTGTGGTGACGCTGTGGTTCACCTTCGTGCCGTGCTTCTTGTGGATCTTCGTCGGTGCGCCTTATGTCGAGACGGTCCGCAATGTGCGCTGGCTGGCCAGCGCCTTGTCCGCCGTCACCGCCGCGGTCGTCGGCATCATCGCCAACCTCGCAGTGTGGTTTGCGCTGCATGTGCTGTTCGGCAATGTCGGGGAGGTCAATTGGGGGCCGTTCGCGCTGCCGGTACTCGATTTCGGCAGTTTTGACTGGCTGGCGGCAACCATCGCCGTCGCCGCAGGCGTGGCGCTGATCCGCTTCCACGCCAACATGATGGCAGTCCTCGCCGCCTCGGCGCTTGCCGGCATGGCGTGGCAGCTGTCCTGA